The genomic DNA ATAAATACACGTAGGACACTAGAAAAGCAAAACTTAATTAGATAAAATGGAAAAGTTATTGTTTAAAGTAGGCATAATAGTAGAAAGTAACTTTGTACATGCATCTAAGGAGAGAACAGTATGAGTATCATTATCGGCATTTTAGGCATTATCCTTACCCTCGGATTGGCCTACCTTTTATCAAATGATAAGAAGGGGGTTAACTTTCGAGCGATTGTCATTATGTTTGCCCTTCAGCTTACCATTACCATTGTCATGTTTAAGACGGTTGTCGGCTTAAAGATTGTGGAAGTAGTATCCAATTTCGTCACGCAAGTATTAACTTATGGATATGAAGGGATTAACTTTGTCACAGGCGGATTAGTTCCTAAAGATACATCTGTATTTTTTATTAATGTTTTGATGTTGATTATCTTTACATCGACCCTATTATCGATTCTAACGCATATCAAGATTTTACCATTAGCAATCAAATACATAGGTGGGGCTATTTCAAAAATTACCGGCTTATCAAAGGTAGTGACGTTTAACTCCGTCAACTCTATTTTCTTTGGTCAAAGTGAATCATTATTGGCGATTAAAGCCCATTTAGATAAAATGAACGATAATAAATTGTTCATCGTATCTACGAGTGCCATGGCAAGTGTAAGTGCAAGTATTATGGGGGCTTACATGAGCATGATCCCAGCACAGTTTGTCTTAGTAGCCATGATTTTAAATGCTTTTTCGGCTTTAATTATTGCCACCATTGTAGCGCCTATTCGCTCAGGAGAAGATGAAGAAATTAATTTAAAAGAAGTTTCCCAATCAAAATCGATTTTTGAAGCGATCAGTGTGGGTGCAATAGATGGTGGAAGAGTTGCGTTAATTGTTGCGGCGATGTTAGTGGCCTATGTTGGTCTAATGGCTTTAATTAATGCGGCATTCGCAGGATTAATCGGCATTTCTCTAACTGAAATCTTAGGTTATGTGTTTGCACCGGTTGCCTTCATGATGGGAATTCCAGCTAGTGAAATTTTGACTTCAGGCTCTATCATGGGAATAAAACTTGCTACAAATGAGTTCGTTGCCATGCTCGAATTCCAACCATTGATTCCGGACTTGAGTGAACGTACGGTGGGAATTGTATCAACCTTCCTCGTTTCGTTTGCTAACTTTAGTTCGATTGGAATTATCTCTGGTTCCATTCAAGCGATTAATGGCGAAAAAGCGGGAGTTGTGGCTAAGTTTGGACTAAAAATGTTACTCGCGGCAACATTAGCTTCGATCTTAACCGGAACCACGGTTGGATTGTTTCTATAGTTAGTTTTTGTGAGACCATTGTCTGTTTTTAGACAATGGTCTTTTATTATCCTATTAGTTCATTGTTCTCATTGTAAACAGGATAAATGTCTGGATGTAGAAGGGAAGCAATTTTCGCCAAGCCTAGTAGTAACCTCGGGGAAGGTCTGCAAAACAATGGCTCATCCAGTATATATAGTTGCTGATTTTTAAAGGCATCCATCTGATCCCATTCAGGGCGTTTGAGGATAACCTTAAGGTTCACTTTCTCTTTTTGTACCCCGACCCAAACAACTGAGATGACATCAGGGTTTCTTCTACGTACATCTTCCCAATCGGTTTGAACACTCGCTTCCTCGCGGTCAGCAAAAATATTGTGTCCACCAGCAAGCTGACTGATTTCGGTTAGCCAATTGCTTGCCCCTGGGGTAAATACTGGTTTCGCCCACCACTCCCAGTAGATCGTTTTAGGAATTTCAACCTTCTTGCTTAGAGCCTTGTAGTCTCTAATTTTTGAAATGAACATCTCATAAGCTTTGGTTGCTATTTCAATGGAATTTGTAGCTTTTCCAACAAATAATAAAGAATCAGCTACCTCTTGTAGAGTTGTTGGATTAGGAACGATTACATAAGGGATGTTGCGTTTCTCTAACTCTTCAATATTACGTTCCATTCCAGGAACAGTGAGGGAGGCTAATACTAGATCAGGCTGTAATTCTTCGACCTTATCCATATTTATATGAAGATCCGGCCCTAATCTCGGTAACTCTTTAATCTCCTCGGGCCAGTCAGAATAATCATCAACTCCAATTAGTGAAGAAGTTAATCCTAAATAAGCCACAATTTCGGTGTTGCTTGGACAAATAGAAATGAGTTTCAACGGAAAAACACGCTCCTTTCTCTAGGATTCTACTGTAATTACACTTAATATTATAATAAAAGAATCCTTGATTAGGAGGAAAAATATGTGAAGAATTTCCATTGCTGTGCCTCATGTGTGAATTATGAAGTAAAAAAAGAGAATGGGAAAGTGACTTACCGATGCTCCCGACTAGGATTTGATACGAAACCAACCTATCAATTTAACTGTTGGGACCCGAAAGAAGTAGTGAAGAAGCTGATGGGGAAGAATGAATAAAGAGAATTTGTGATTTGGACAGAAACGGCTCGGCCATAGGTAACAGAGTCCGAATGAGCGAATGATTCGGACAGTCCCGGTATTGTGAGTGGGTTCAGAGTCCGAATGAGCGAATGATTCGGACAGCCCTGGTATTGTGAGTGGATACAGAGTCCGAATGAGCGAATGATTCGGACAGCCCCGGTATTGTGAGTGGGTTCAGAGTCCGAATGAGCGAATGATTCGGACAGCCCCGGTATTGTGAGTGGATTCAGAGTCCGAATGAGCGAATGATTCGGACAGCCCCGGTATTGTGAGAGGATACAGAGTCCGAATACGCCTTTGAATCGGACAGTCCCGGATTCAGGAGTCGTTTCAAAGTCCGAAAAAAGTGTAAACAAATGAAACCTTCTTTGAGTATTCTTTTTTTAGTAAGTAAGAATCATTTTATTATTGTAAACAAATGGCTAAACTTCTATCTAGAAAAAAAATCGAGGTGGTATCATTGAAAAAATACCTGATCACGTTAACGGCAATCTTCTTTGTTGCGGGTTGTGCAGGAGATGATGAATTATCGAATGAAAATGAAGCAAGTGAGGTCGTTGCAAGGCAAGCGGAGGTGATTGTGACGGATTTACAGATTCCTTGGAATATTACTAAACACAATCAAACCTTCTATTTGAGTCAACGTACGGGAAGTGTGATTAAAGTGGATGGTGGAAATGGCTCAAAAACGATGCAACAGGTGGATGTGACAAAAGACGTCCTTCATATCGGAGAAGGAGGGCTTTTGGGTTTCATACTTTCTCCAAATTTTGATAGCAATCAGGAAGCATATGCGTACCATACCTATGAAGAAAATGGAGAAGTGTTGAACCGTATTGTCGTTCTCCAACTTAATCAAAATACATGGCGGGAAACTTCCGTTATTCTTGAAGGAATTCCTGGTGGAAGAATTCACAATGGTGGACGAATCAAAATCGGACCTGACGGCAAATTGTATGCTACAGCTGGAGATGCTGGGAATCCTAATCATGCTCAAAACGTCAGTAGCTTAGCGGGTAAAATCTTGCGTTTGGAATTAGACGGCTCCATACCAGATGATAATCCAATTAAAAATTCATATGTGTATTCTTATGGACATAGAAACCCTCAAGGACTAGCATGGGATAATAATGGAAAGCTTTATAGCTCTGAGCATGGACAGTCGGCGCATGATGAGATTAATCAAATTGAAGCTGGGAAGAATTATGGCTGGCCTGTGATTCAGGGTGACGAAAAAGCTTCAAATATGGTAACTCCATTATTCCATACTGGAGAGGAAACTTGGGCTCCATCTGGAATTGAAATAAAAAACGGGAATATCTATGTAGCGACCTTACGTGGCGAAAGTATTCGAGTAGTCGACCTCACGGGTACGAAAGTGGAAACCATATTTGAAGGTGCGGGAAGAATGCGGGATATTCTAATTGAAGAAAATGCGCTATATTCCATCACCAATAATCGTGATGGAAGAGGCAATCCTCGGGAAGGTGACGATCGGTTATTTAAGCTAACTATACAATAGAAGAAAAAATGCCCAACGAGTTAATTGGGCATTTTTTGGTGTCTGCTAGTCTTTTGATGGTAAAATAATTGAGACAAATGATCCTCTAGAAAGGAGAGGCATACGTGAATATACGATTAAATCATAAAATCATAAAAGACATGTGTGGTACAGTCTCCTTTAAACGAGGAGATTCTTTTTATCGTG from Robertmurraya sp. FSL R5-0851 includes the following:
- a CDS encoding NupC/NupG family nucleoside CNT transporter, with translation MSIIIGILGIILTLGLAYLLSNDKKGVNFRAIVIMFALQLTITIVMFKTVVGLKIVEVVSNFVTQVLTYGYEGINFVTGGLVPKDTSVFFINVLMLIIFTSTLLSILTHIKILPLAIKYIGGAISKITGLSKVVTFNSVNSIFFGQSESLLAIKAHLDKMNDNKLFIVSTSAMASVSASIMGAYMSMIPAQFVLVAMILNAFSALIIATIVAPIRSGEDEEINLKEVSQSKSIFEAISVGAIDGGRVALIVAAMLVAYVGLMALINAAFAGLIGISLTEILGYVFAPVAFMMGIPASEILTSGSIMGIKLATNEFVAMLEFQPLIPDLSERTVGIVSTFLVSFANFSSIGIISGSIQAINGEKAGVVAKFGLKMLLAATLASILTGTTVGLFL
- a CDS encoding cobalamin-binding protein, whose amino-acid sequence is MKLISICPSNTEIVAYLGLTSSLIGVDDYSDWPEEIKELPRLGPDLHINMDKVEELQPDLVLASLTVPGMERNIEELEKRNIPYVIVPNPTTLQEVADSLLFVGKATNSIEIATKAYEMFISKIRDYKALSKKVEIPKTIYWEWWAKPVFTPGASNWLTEISQLAGGHNIFADREEASVQTDWEDVRRRNPDVISVVWVGVQKEKVNLKVILKRPEWDQMDAFKNQQLYILDEPLFCRPSPRLLLGLAKIASLLHPDIYPVYNENNELIG
- a CDS encoding PQQ-dependent sugar dehydrogenase; this encodes MKKYLITLTAIFFVAGCAGDDELSNENEASEVVARQAEVIVTDLQIPWNITKHNQTFYLSQRTGSVIKVDGGNGSKTMQQVDVTKDVLHIGEGGLLGFILSPNFDSNQEAYAYHTYEENGEVLNRIVVLQLNQNTWRETSVILEGIPGGRIHNGGRIKIGPDGKLYATAGDAGNPNHAQNVSSLAGKILRLELDGSIPDDNPIKNSYVYSYGHRNPQGLAWDNNGKLYSSEHGQSAHDEINQIEAGKNYGWPVIQGDEKASNMVTPLFHTGEETWAPSGIEIKNGNIYVATLRGESIRVVDLTGTKVETIFEGAGRMRDILIEENALYSITNNRDGRGNPREGDDRLFKLTIQ